A window from Mangifera indica cultivar Alphonso chromosome 2, CATAS_Mindica_2.1, whole genome shotgun sequence encodes these proteins:
- the LOC123201770 gene encoding serine/threonine-protein phosphatase 6 regulatory subunit 3-like isoform X3, whose translation MLYNQVHPDVFRHLVDLIGITSIMEVLVRLVGADDNVYPNFMDVMQWLADSNLLEMIVDKLSPSCPPEVHANAAETLCVITRNASSALATRLASPSFVARIFGHALEDSHSKSGLVHSLSVCISLLDPKRSSISSPLMHSFRSQHMYESPIPVNPETIGAMLPKLHDLLMLLKVASDEKILPTTYGELRPPLGKHRLKIVEFIAVLLKTGNEAAEKELVSSGTIQRVLDLFFEYPYNNALHHHVESIIYSCLESKSDTMVDHLLQECDMIGKILQTDKDPVLSGKASKPTLPASGKRAPRAGNLGHVTRICNKLVQLASSNSHVHTHLQENNEWSGWQINVLQERNAVENVCQWACGSVTIDLFIYVQSTGRVISWRPTALQDRTKDSDDDDLHDRDYDVASLANNLTQAFRYKIYGNKDAEEDHGALDRDDEDVYFDDDSAEVVISSLRLGDDQGSLFTNSNWFAFQDDRIDNTPVSTSPSEMMDEINLNRTANGGNSSSDDEVVVGEDDELTESKDFVNGTSTSSTNYMNPFSGSDWTNTGNLDPLNEKANASNDLGFFRFDTPDNQDFFADRPLPDWEGWRESSNGQVGGSSLNPFIDNVNPDVNIASHTRVAASDSTSPSSADSIVPNGSVTSMESSDGSTSSDGSQRSAAVPSLFEEDVEFVGVELEGTEKAMEQALKEGIVGEAGPLKRNILPKVPEKENSEEGGAGMKEFNDANYWRVDKEVAVLE comes from the exons ATGCTTTATAATCAG GTCCATCCAGATGTTTTCCGCCATTTGGTTGATTTAATAGGCATCACCTCTATCATGGAG GTTTTGGTTCGGCTTGTGGGTGCTGATGATAATGTATATCCTAATTTTATGGATGTGATGCAATGGCTGGCTGACAGTAATTTGCTTGAAATGATTGTGGATAAATTAAGTCCATCT TGTCCTCCTGAAGTTCATGCTAATGCTGCGGAAACACTGTGTGTGATAACTCGAAATGCTTCATCAGCCTTGGCCACAAGACTTGCTAGCCCAAG TTTTGTTGCGAGGATATTTGGTCATGCACTGGAAGATTCGCATTCAAAGTCTGGCCTTGTCCACTCCCTTTCTGTGTGTATCTCCTTGTTAGATCCAAAAAGATCATCAATTTCGTCTCCTCTAATGCATTCTTTTCGAAGCCAACATATGTATGAATCTCCAATCCCTGTAAATCCAGAGACCATTGGTGCAATGCTTCCAAAACTTC ATGACTTGCTTATGCTTCTTAAAGTTGCATCTGATGAGAAGATTTTGCCGACAACATATGGAGAATTGAGGCCGCCTCTAGGGAAGCATCGCCTAAAG ATTGTGGAGTTCATTGCTGTGCTATTGAAAACTGGGAATGAAGCTGCAGAGAAGGAATTGGTCAGCTCTGGAACCATTCAAAGAGTTCTTGATCTTTTCTTTGA GTATCCATACAATAATGCATTGCATCACCATGTGGAGAGTATAATATATTCTTGTCTGGAGAGCAAGAGTGACACCATGGTGGATCATCTTCTTCAAGAGTGTGACATGATTGGGAAGATTCTCCAAACTGATAAAGATCCTGTTCTTTCTGGCAAGGCCAGTAAG CCAACTTTACCTGCTTCTGGGAAACGGGCACCACGGGCAGGAAACCTTGGACACGTTACACGTATTTGTAATAAGCTTGTTCAATTAGCTAGCAGCAACAGCCACGTTCATACACATCTTCAG GAAAATAATGAGTGGAGCGGATGGCAAATTAATGTCCTGCAGGAGCGTAATGCTGTTGAAAATGTCTGCCAATGGGCTTGTGG TTCTGTTACTATTGACCTTTTTATCTACGTTCAAAGCACCGGAAGAGTCATTTCCtg GCGTCCAACAGCTTTGCAAGATAGGACAAAGGATAGTGATGATGATGACCTTCATGACAGGGATTATGATGTTGCCTCTCTTGCAAATAACTTAACTCAGGCTTTCAGATATAAAATATATGGGAATAAGGATGCTGAAGAG GACCATGGAGCTCTTGATCGGGATGATGAG GATGTCTACTTTGATGATGACTCTGCTGAAGTTGTGATATCATCCCTGAGGCTTGGTGATGACCAAGGGAG TCTGTTTACAAATTCCAACTGGTTTGCCTTCCAAGATGACAGAATTGATAACACACCTGTAAGTACGTCACCTTCAGAGATGATGGACGAGATAAACTTGAATAGAACTGCTAATGGTGGTAACAGTAGTAGTGATGATGAAGTGGTGGTTGGAGAAGATGATGAGTTGACTGAAAGTAAAGATTTTGTCAATGGCACATCTACTTCCAGTACAAACTATATGAATCCATTTTCTGGGAGTGATTGGACAAATACTGGAAATTTGGATCCACTAAATGAGAAGGCAAATGCTTCAAATGATTTGGGATTCTTCAGGTTTGACACACCAGATAATCAAGACTTCTTTGCAGATAGGCCTTTACCAGATTGGGAGGGATGGAGAGAATCATCAAATGGGCAAGTTGGTGGGTCAAGTCTGAATCCTTTTATTGATAATGTCAATCCTGATGTTAACATTGCGAGTCATACCAGGGTTGCAGCTTCGGACTCTACTTCACCGTCAAGTGCGGATTCCATTGTCCCAAATGGTTCTGTTACATCCATGGAATCTAGTGATGGATCCACAAGCAGTGATGGGAGTCAGAGATCTGCAGCAGTGCCCTCATTGTTCGAAGAGGATGTTGAATTTGTGGGTGTGGAATTAGAAGGTACTGAGAAGGCAATGGAACAGGCTCTTAAGGAGGGAATAGTTGGAGAAGCAGGGCCCTTAAAGAGGAACATACTCCCAAAGGTGCCAGAAAAGGAAAATTCTGAGGAAGGGGGAGCTGGTATGAAAGAGTTCAACGATGCAAACTACTGGAGGGTTGATAAAGAGGTAGCTGTTCTGGAGTGA
- the LOC123201770 gene encoding serine/threonine-protein phosphatase 6 regulatory subunit 3-like isoform X1, whose amino-acid sequence MFWKLTALSASSPVESVLDKENFTLEELLDEEEIIQECKALNSRLINFLRDRAQVEQLLCYIVEEAPEDSESKRAFKFPFIACEIFTCEIDVILKTLVEEDQLMDLLFSFLEPNRPHSALLAGYFSKVVVCLMLRKTVSLMNYVQVHPDVFRHLVDLIGITSIMEVLVRLVGADDNVYPNFMDVMQWLADSNLLEMIVDKLSPSCPPEVHANAAETLCVITRNASSALATRLASPSFVARIFGHALEDSHSKSGLVHSLSVCISLLDPKRSSISSPLMHSFRSQHMYESPIPVNPETIGAMLPKLHDLLMLLKVASDEKILPTTYGELRPPLGKHRLKIVEFIAVLLKTGNEAAEKELVSSGTIQRVLDLFFEYPYNNALHHHVESIIYSCLESKSDTMVDHLLQECDMIGKILQTDKDPVLSGKASKPTLPASGKRAPRAGNLGHVTRICNKLVQLASSNSHVHTHLQENNEWSGWQINVLQERNAVENVCQWACGSVTIDLFIYVQSTGRVISWRPTALQDRTKDSDDDDLHDRDYDVASLANNLTQAFRYKIYGNKDAEEDHGALDRDDEDVYFDDDSAEVVISSLRLGDDQGSLFTNSNWFAFQDDRIDNTPVSTSPSEMMDEINLNRTANGGNSSSDDEVVVGEDDELTESKDFVNGTSTSSTNYMNPFSGSDWTNTGNLDPLNEKANASNDLGFFRFDTPDNQDFFADRPLPDWEGWRESSNGQVGGSSLNPFIDNVNPDVNIASHTRVAASDSTSPSSADSIVPNGSVTSMESSDGSTSSDGSQRSAAVPSLFEEDVEFVGVELEGTEKAMEQALKEGIVGEAGPLKRNILPKVPEKENSEEGGAGMKEFNDANYWRVDKEVAVLE is encoded by the exons ATGTTTTGGAAGCTCACAGCTCTCTCCGCCTCCTCTCCG GTGGAGTCAGTGTTAGACAAGGAAAATTTCACGTTGGAAGAGCTGCTGGATGAGGAAGAAATAATCCAAGAATGCAAAGCCTTAAACAGCCGTCTCATTAATTT TTTACGAGACAGAGCACAAGTGGAGCAGTTATTGTGCTATATAGTTGAAGAAGCCCCCGAGGATTCTGAAAGCAAACGGGCATTCAA GTTTCCTTTCATTGCATGTGAGATTTTCACCTGCGAAATTGATGTGATTCTCAAGACACTGGTGGAGGAAGATCAG CTAATGGACTTGCTTTTTTCATTCTTGGAACCAAACCGTCCTCATAGTGCTTTACTAGCTGGGTATTTCAGCAAG GTTGTTGTGTGCCTTATGTTGCGGAAGACAGTCTCACTTATGAACTACGTTCAA GTCCATCCAGATGTTTTCCGCCATTTGGTTGATTTAATAGGCATCACCTCTATCATGGAG GTTTTGGTTCGGCTTGTGGGTGCTGATGATAATGTATATCCTAATTTTATGGATGTGATGCAATGGCTGGCTGACAGTAATTTGCTTGAAATGATTGTGGATAAATTAAGTCCATCT TGTCCTCCTGAAGTTCATGCTAATGCTGCGGAAACACTGTGTGTGATAACTCGAAATGCTTCATCAGCCTTGGCCACAAGACTTGCTAGCCCAAG TTTTGTTGCGAGGATATTTGGTCATGCACTGGAAGATTCGCATTCAAAGTCTGGCCTTGTCCACTCCCTTTCTGTGTGTATCTCCTTGTTAGATCCAAAAAGATCATCAATTTCGTCTCCTCTAATGCATTCTTTTCGAAGCCAACATATGTATGAATCTCCAATCCCTGTAAATCCAGAGACCATTGGTGCAATGCTTCCAAAACTTC ATGACTTGCTTATGCTTCTTAAAGTTGCATCTGATGAGAAGATTTTGCCGACAACATATGGAGAATTGAGGCCGCCTCTAGGGAAGCATCGCCTAAAG ATTGTGGAGTTCATTGCTGTGCTATTGAAAACTGGGAATGAAGCTGCAGAGAAGGAATTGGTCAGCTCTGGAACCATTCAAAGAGTTCTTGATCTTTTCTTTGA GTATCCATACAATAATGCATTGCATCACCATGTGGAGAGTATAATATATTCTTGTCTGGAGAGCAAGAGTGACACCATGGTGGATCATCTTCTTCAAGAGTGTGACATGATTGGGAAGATTCTCCAAACTGATAAAGATCCTGTTCTTTCTGGCAAGGCCAGTAAG CCAACTTTACCTGCTTCTGGGAAACGGGCACCACGGGCAGGAAACCTTGGACACGTTACACGTATTTGTAATAAGCTTGTTCAATTAGCTAGCAGCAACAGCCACGTTCATACACATCTTCAG GAAAATAATGAGTGGAGCGGATGGCAAATTAATGTCCTGCAGGAGCGTAATGCTGTTGAAAATGTCTGCCAATGGGCTTGTGG TTCTGTTACTATTGACCTTTTTATCTACGTTCAAAGCACCGGAAGAGTCATTTCCtg GCGTCCAACAGCTTTGCAAGATAGGACAAAGGATAGTGATGATGATGACCTTCATGACAGGGATTATGATGTTGCCTCTCTTGCAAATAACTTAACTCAGGCTTTCAGATATAAAATATATGGGAATAAGGATGCTGAAGAG GACCATGGAGCTCTTGATCGGGATGATGAG GATGTCTACTTTGATGATGACTCTGCTGAAGTTGTGATATCATCCCTGAGGCTTGGTGATGACCAAGGGAG TCTGTTTACAAATTCCAACTGGTTTGCCTTCCAAGATGACAGAATTGATAACACACCTGTAAGTACGTCACCTTCAGAGATGATGGACGAGATAAACTTGAATAGAACTGCTAATGGTGGTAACAGTAGTAGTGATGATGAAGTGGTGGTTGGAGAAGATGATGAGTTGACTGAAAGTAAAGATTTTGTCAATGGCACATCTACTTCCAGTACAAACTATATGAATCCATTTTCTGGGAGTGATTGGACAAATACTGGAAATTTGGATCCACTAAATGAGAAGGCAAATGCTTCAAATGATTTGGGATTCTTCAGGTTTGACACACCAGATAATCAAGACTTCTTTGCAGATAGGCCTTTACCAGATTGGGAGGGATGGAGAGAATCATCAAATGGGCAAGTTGGTGGGTCAAGTCTGAATCCTTTTATTGATAATGTCAATCCTGATGTTAACATTGCGAGTCATACCAGGGTTGCAGCTTCGGACTCTACTTCACCGTCAAGTGCGGATTCCATTGTCCCAAATGGTTCTGTTACATCCATGGAATCTAGTGATGGATCCACAAGCAGTGATGGGAGTCAGAGATCTGCAGCAGTGCCCTCATTGTTCGAAGAGGATGTTGAATTTGTGGGTGTGGAATTAGAAGGTACTGAGAAGGCAATGGAACAGGCTCTTAAGGAGGGAATAGTTGGAGAAGCAGGGCCCTTAAAGAGGAACATACTCCCAAAGGTGCCAGAAAAGGAAAATTCTGAGGAAGGGGGAGCTGGTATGAAAGAGTTCAACGATGCAAACTACTGGAGGGTTGATAAAGAGGTAGCTGTTCTGGAGTGA
- the LOC123201770 gene encoding serine/threonine-protein phosphatase 6 regulatory subunit 3-like isoform X2: MFWKLTALSASSPVESVLDKENFTLEELLDEEEIIQECKALNSRLINFLRDRAQVEQLLCYIVEEAPEDSESKRAFKFPFIACEIFTCEIDVILKTLVEEDQLMDLLFSFLEPNRPHSALLAGYFSKVVVCLMLRKTVSLMNYVQVHPDVFRHLVDLIGITSIMEVLVRLVGADDNVYPNFMDVMQWLADSNLLEMIVDKLSPSCPPEVHANAAETLCVITRNASSALATRLASPSFVARIFGHALEDSHSKSGLVHSLSVCISLLDPKRSSISSPLMHSFRSQHMYESPIPVNPETIGAMLPKLHDLLMLLKVASDEKILPTTYGELRPPLGKHRLKIVEFIAVLLKTGNEAAEKELVSSGTIQRVLDLFFEYPYNNALHHHVESIIYSCLESKSDTMVDHLLQECDMIGKILQTDKDPVLSGKASKPTLPASGKRAPRAGNLGHVTRICNKLVQLASSNSHVHTHLQENNEWSGWQINVLQERNAVENVCQWACGRPTALQDRTKDSDDDDLHDRDYDVASLANNLTQAFRYKIYGNKDAEEDHGALDRDDEDVYFDDDSAEVVISSLRLGDDQGSLFTNSNWFAFQDDRIDNTPVSTSPSEMMDEINLNRTANGGNSSSDDEVVVGEDDELTESKDFVNGTSTSSTNYMNPFSGSDWTNTGNLDPLNEKANASNDLGFFRFDTPDNQDFFADRPLPDWEGWRESSNGQVGGSSLNPFIDNVNPDVNIASHTRVAASDSTSPSSADSIVPNGSVTSMESSDGSTSSDGSQRSAAVPSLFEEDVEFVGVELEGTEKAMEQALKEGIVGEAGPLKRNILPKVPEKENSEEGGAGMKEFNDANYWRVDKEVAVLE, encoded by the exons ATGTTTTGGAAGCTCACAGCTCTCTCCGCCTCCTCTCCG GTGGAGTCAGTGTTAGACAAGGAAAATTTCACGTTGGAAGAGCTGCTGGATGAGGAAGAAATAATCCAAGAATGCAAAGCCTTAAACAGCCGTCTCATTAATTT TTTACGAGACAGAGCACAAGTGGAGCAGTTATTGTGCTATATAGTTGAAGAAGCCCCCGAGGATTCTGAAAGCAAACGGGCATTCAA GTTTCCTTTCATTGCATGTGAGATTTTCACCTGCGAAATTGATGTGATTCTCAAGACACTGGTGGAGGAAGATCAG CTAATGGACTTGCTTTTTTCATTCTTGGAACCAAACCGTCCTCATAGTGCTTTACTAGCTGGGTATTTCAGCAAG GTTGTTGTGTGCCTTATGTTGCGGAAGACAGTCTCACTTATGAACTACGTTCAA GTCCATCCAGATGTTTTCCGCCATTTGGTTGATTTAATAGGCATCACCTCTATCATGGAG GTTTTGGTTCGGCTTGTGGGTGCTGATGATAATGTATATCCTAATTTTATGGATGTGATGCAATGGCTGGCTGACAGTAATTTGCTTGAAATGATTGTGGATAAATTAAGTCCATCT TGTCCTCCTGAAGTTCATGCTAATGCTGCGGAAACACTGTGTGTGATAACTCGAAATGCTTCATCAGCCTTGGCCACAAGACTTGCTAGCCCAAG TTTTGTTGCGAGGATATTTGGTCATGCACTGGAAGATTCGCATTCAAAGTCTGGCCTTGTCCACTCCCTTTCTGTGTGTATCTCCTTGTTAGATCCAAAAAGATCATCAATTTCGTCTCCTCTAATGCATTCTTTTCGAAGCCAACATATGTATGAATCTCCAATCCCTGTAAATCCAGAGACCATTGGTGCAATGCTTCCAAAACTTC ATGACTTGCTTATGCTTCTTAAAGTTGCATCTGATGAGAAGATTTTGCCGACAACATATGGAGAATTGAGGCCGCCTCTAGGGAAGCATCGCCTAAAG ATTGTGGAGTTCATTGCTGTGCTATTGAAAACTGGGAATGAAGCTGCAGAGAAGGAATTGGTCAGCTCTGGAACCATTCAAAGAGTTCTTGATCTTTTCTTTGA GTATCCATACAATAATGCATTGCATCACCATGTGGAGAGTATAATATATTCTTGTCTGGAGAGCAAGAGTGACACCATGGTGGATCATCTTCTTCAAGAGTGTGACATGATTGGGAAGATTCTCCAAACTGATAAAGATCCTGTTCTTTCTGGCAAGGCCAGTAAG CCAACTTTACCTGCTTCTGGGAAACGGGCACCACGGGCAGGAAACCTTGGACACGTTACACGTATTTGTAATAAGCTTGTTCAATTAGCTAGCAGCAACAGCCACGTTCATACACATCTTCAG GAAAATAATGAGTGGAGCGGATGGCAAATTAATGTCCTGCAGGAGCGTAATGCTGTTGAAAATGTCTGCCAATGGGCTTGTGG GCGTCCAACAGCTTTGCAAGATAGGACAAAGGATAGTGATGATGATGACCTTCATGACAGGGATTATGATGTTGCCTCTCTTGCAAATAACTTAACTCAGGCTTTCAGATATAAAATATATGGGAATAAGGATGCTGAAGAG GACCATGGAGCTCTTGATCGGGATGATGAG GATGTCTACTTTGATGATGACTCTGCTGAAGTTGTGATATCATCCCTGAGGCTTGGTGATGACCAAGGGAG TCTGTTTACAAATTCCAACTGGTTTGCCTTCCAAGATGACAGAATTGATAACACACCTGTAAGTACGTCACCTTCAGAGATGATGGACGAGATAAACTTGAATAGAACTGCTAATGGTGGTAACAGTAGTAGTGATGATGAAGTGGTGGTTGGAGAAGATGATGAGTTGACTGAAAGTAAAGATTTTGTCAATGGCACATCTACTTCCAGTACAAACTATATGAATCCATTTTCTGGGAGTGATTGGACAAATACTGGAAATTTGGATCCACTAAATGAGAAGGCAAATGCTTCAAATGATTTGGGATTCTTCAGGTTTGACACACCAGATAATCAAGACTTCTTTGCAGATAGGCCTTTACCAGATTGGGAGGGATGGAGAGAATCATCAAATGGGCAAGTTGGTGGGTCAAGTCTGAATCCTTTTATTGATAATGTCAATCCTGATGTTAACATTGCGAGTCATACCAGGGTTGCAGCTTCGGACTCTACTTCACCGTCAAGTGCGGATTCCATTGTCCCAAATGGTTCTGTTACATCCATGGAATCTAGTGATGGATCCACAAGCAGTGATGGGAGTCAGAGATCTGCAGCAGTGCCCTCATTGTTCGAAGAGGATGTTGAATTTGTGGGTGTGGAATTAGAAGGTACTGAGAAGGCAATGGAACAGGCTCTTAAGGAGGGAATAGTTGGAGAAGCAGGGCCCTTAAAGAGGAACATACTCCCAAAGGTGCCAGAAAAGGAAAATTCTGAGGAAGGGGGAGCTGGTATGAAAGAGTTCAACGATGCAAACTACTGGAGGGTTGATAAAGAGGTAGCTGTTCTGGAGTGA
- the LOC123201770 gene encoding serine/threonine-protein phosphatase 6 regulatory subunit 3-like isoform X4 codes for MEVLVRLVGADDNVYPNFMDVMQWLADSNLLEMIVDKLSPSCPPEVHANAAETLCVITRNASSALATRLASPSFVARIFGHALEDSHSKSGLVHSLSVCISLLDPKRSSISSPLMHSFRSQHMYESPIPVNPETIGAMLPKLHDLLMLLKVASDEKILPTTYGELRPPLGKHRLKIVEFIAVLLKTGNEAAEKELVSSGTIQRVLDLFFEYPYNNALHHHVESIIYSCLESKSDTMVDHLLQECDMIGKILQTDKDPVLSGKASKPTLPASGKRAPRAGNLGHVTRICNKLVQLASSNSHVHTHLQENNEWSGWQINVLQERNAVENVCQWACGSVTIDLFIYVQSTGRVISWRPTALQDRTKDSDDDDLHDRDYDVASLANNLTQAFRYKIYGNKDAEEDHGALDRDDEDVYFDDDSAEVVISSLRLGDDQGSLFTNSNWFAFQDDRIDNTPVSTSPSEMMDEINLNRTANGGNSSSDDEVVVGEDDELTESKDFVNGTSTSSTNYMNPFSGSDWTNTGNLDPLNEKANASNDLGFFRFDTPDNQDFFADRPLPDWEGWRESSNGQVGGSSLNPFIDNVNPDVNIASHTRVAASDSTSPSSADSIVPNGSVTSMESSDGSTSSDGSQRSAAVPSLFEEDVEFVGVELEGTEKAMEQALKEGIVGEAGPLKRNILPKVPEKENSEEGGAGMKEFNDANYWRVDKEVAVLE; via the exons ATGGAG GTTTTGGTTCGGCTTGTGGGTGCTGATGATAATGTATATCCTAATTTTATGGATGTGATGCAATGGCTGGCTGACAGTAATTTGCTTGAAATGATTGTGGATAAATTAAGTCCATCT TGTCCTCCTGAAGTTCATGCTAATGCTGCGGAAACACTGTGTGTGATAACTCGAAATGCTTCATCAGCCTTGGCCACAAGACTTGCTAGCCCAAG TTTTGTTGCGAGGATATTTGGTCATGCACTGGAAGATTCGCATTCAAAGTCTGGCCTTGTCCACTCCCTTTCTGTGTGTATCTCCTTGTTAGATCCAAAAAGATCATCAATTTCGTCTCCTCTAATGCATTCTTTTCGAAGCCAACATATGTATGAATCTCCAATCCCTGTAAATCCAGAGACCATTGGTGCAATGCTTCCAAAACTTC ATGACTTGCTTATGCTTCTTAAAGTTGCATCTGATGAGAAGATTTTGCCGACAACATATGGAGAATTGAGGCCGCCTCTAGGGAAGCATCGCCTAAAG ATTGTGGAGTTCATTGCTGTGCTATTGAAAACTGGGAATGAAGCTGCAGAGAAGGAATTGGTCAGCTCTGGAACCATTCAAAGAGTTCTTGATCTTTTCTTTGA GTATCCATACAATAATGCATTGCATCACCATGTGGAGAGTATAATATATTCTTGTCTGGAGAGCAAGAGTGACACCATGGTGGATCATCTTCTTCAAGAGTGTGACATGATTGGGAAGATTCTCCAAACTGATAAAGATCCTGTTCTTTCTGGCAAGGCCAGTAAG CCAACTTTACCTGCTTCTGGGAAACGGGCACCACGGGCAGGAAACCTTGGACACGTTACACGTATTTGTAATAAGCTTGTTCAATTAGCTAGCAGCAACAGCCACGTTCATACACATCTTCAG GAAAATAATGAGTGGAGCGGATGGCAAATTAATGTCCTGCAGGAGCGTAATGCTGTTGAAAATGTCTGCCAATGGGCTTGTGG TTCTGTTACTATTGACCTTTTTATCTACGTTCAAAGCACCGGAAGAGTCATTTCCtg GCGTCCAACAGCTTTGCAAGATAGGACAAAGGATAGTGATGATGATGACCTTCATGACAGGGATTATGATGTTGCCTCTCTTGCAAATAACTTAACTCAGGCTTTCAGATATAAAATATATGGGAATAAGGATGCTGAAGAG GACCATGGAGCTCTTGATCGGGATGATGAG GATGTCTACTTTGATGATGACTCTGCTGAAGTTGTGATATCATCCCTGAGGCTTGGTGATGACCAAGGGAG TCTGTTTACAAATTCCAACTGGTTTGCCTTCCAAGATGACAGAATTGATAACACACCTGTAAGTACGTCACCTTCAGAGATGATGGACGAGATAAACTTGAATAGAACTGCTAATGGTGGTAACAGTAGTAGTGATGATGAAGTGGTGGTTGGAGAAGATGATGAGTTGACTGAAAGTAAAGATTTTGTCAATGGCACATCTACTTCCAGTACAAACTATATGAATCCATTTTCTGGGAGTGATTGGACAAATACTGGAAATTTGGATCCACTAAATGAGAAGGCAAATGCTTCAAATGATTTGGGATTCTTCAGGTTTGACACACCAGATAATCAAGACTTCTTTGCAGATAGGCCTTTACCAGATTGGGAGGGATGGAGAGAATCATCAAATGGGCAAGTTGGTGGGTCAAGTCTGAATCCTTTTATTGATAATGTCAATCCTGATGTTAACATTGCGAGTCATACCAGGGTTGCAGCTTCGGACTCTACTTCACCGTCAAGTGCGGATTCCATTGTCCCAAATGGTTCTGTTACATCCATGGAATCTAGTGATGGATCCACAAGCAGTGATGGGAGTCAGAGATCTGCAGCAGTGCCCTCATTGTTCGAAGAGGATGTTGAATTTGTGGGTGTGGAATTAGAAGGTACTGAGAAGGCAATGGAACAGGCTCTTAAGGAGGGAATAGTTGGAGAAGCAGGGCCCTTAAAGAGGAACATACTCCCAAAGGTGCCAGAAAAGGAAAATTCTGAGGAAGGGGGAGCTGGTATGAAAGAGTTCAACGATGCAAACTACTGGAGGGTTGATAAAGAGGTAGCTGTTCTGGAGTGA